The following proteins are co-located in the Malus sylvestris chromosome 13, drMalSylv7.2, whole genome shotgun sequence genome:
- the LOC126597038 gene encoding xyloglucan endotransglucosylase protein 7-like, with product MVSAYYSSNVSAALLLIFIFMINTSTVTFAGKFYQDFYITWGGDYHAKMLNNGDLLALSLDNVSGSAFESYNQYLYAKIDIRIKLVAGNSAGTVTTFYLSSTGSSHDEIDFEFLGNVTGEPYILHTNVFCQGKGNREQQFYLWFDPTADFHTYSILWNPQNVIFLVDDLPIRQFKNQESFGIPFPKNQAMRLYSSLWNADNWATRGGLVKIDWTQSPFTASYMNFNADACICSYGTSSCDSKSNKGAWYWKTLNIADQGRMQWVQKNYMIYNYCTDVKRFPRGFAPECYLTIFP from the exons ATGGTTTCTGCTTATTATTCTTCCAATGTTTCAGCAGCATTATTgttgatttttattttcatgatCAACACTTCCACGGTTACCTTTGCTGGCAAGTTTTACCAAGATTTCTACATAACATGGGGAGGGGACTATCATGCAAAGATGCTCAACAACGGGGACCTCCTTGCTCTCTCTCTTGACAATGTCAGTGGCTCAGCTTTTGAGTCATATAATCAATACCTATATGCAAAGATTGATATACGGATCAAGCTTGTTGCTGGAAACTCTGCTGGCACTGTCACTACCTTCTAT TTATCATCAACTGGGTCATCCCATGACGAGATAGACTTTGAATTCTTGGGGAATGTTACTGGTGAGCCTTACATTCTTCATACTAATGTGTTCTGCCAAGGCAAGGGTAACAGAGAGCAGCAATTCTATCTTTGGTTTGACCCCACTGCTGATTTCCACACCTATTCTATACTTTGGAATCCCCAAAATGTTAT ATTCTTGGTTGATGACCTTCCAATTCGACAGTTCAAGAACCAGGAGTCGTTTGGTATTCCATTCCCCAAAAACCAGGCTATGAGATTATACTCCAGTCTCTGGAATGCTGATAACTGGGCCACAAGAGGTGGACTTGTAAAGATAGATTGGACACAATCGCCCTTCACTGCCTCCTACATGAACTTCAATGCCGATGCTTGCATCTGCTCTTATGGCACTTCTTCTTGCGattcaaaatcaaataaagGAGCATGGTACTGGAAGACTCTTAACATTGCGGATCAAGGGAGGATGCAATGGGTGCAAAAGAATTATATGATCTACAACTACTGCACAGACGTAAAGCGATTCCCTCGAGGATTTGCCCCAGAATGCTATCTTACCATTTTTCCCTAG